ACCGGAGGCACGGTGCGACACAGTTGACGCGTTGCAGAGCGACCCTCAGTTGATCCACTTTCCCATCCGGCCAGTCCCAGCGAATCATGAGGCTACCCAACGCCACCTGGGCGTGCCCGATCGGTACAAGACGCGATGAGCATCGCAACGTCCGCTCGGCCCCGTGGATTCGATGCCTGAAGTCCTGCGCTCGTCAGCTGGGCAGCTGCGACCCATCGGCGGCACGTGCGTGCGTGGCCAGCAGCGCTCGAGCGGAGCGGACGGCGGCCTCAACGATGTCGGGGACGGTCTCCGCTCGACCGTCCCACTCGGCCCAGGTGTGGATGCGGTCCAGTACGGAGAAGACAAGACGTACGGCCATCACCAGGTCCCCGGTGTATCCCATGTCCTGCGCCGCGGCGACGCCGCAGCCGACCTGAACTTGAAAGATGTCCCGGATCGAGGAGCGCGTGGCGTCGGGTAGGAAGTTGCCGATCCTGTCGGAGGCGACGATGAGGTCGAACATATCGTTCTCCAGCAACGTCAGCTGGCGTTCGGCGTAAACACGTACCAGGGCGTCCCAATACTGCGCCGCCGTGGTGGTCGCTTCAACCGCGGTGACGATGGCCGATGAGTGCTGGTAATCGTTCCACCGCAGCGCTTCGCTGACGACCTCATCACGGCCTCCAGGAAAGTGGCTGTACAGGCTGGCTGGCTGCAGGTTCACCGCACGACTCAACGACCGCATGGTGACCGAGGAATACCCGCCGCTGGTCGCCACCCGCAGGAAGGCTTCGAGGATGTGTCGCCGGCCTGGTGTCAACCGTGTCCAGTCCATGGCCGCAAGACGAGTCCGCAGGGCCTCCAGCGCGTCCCATCGTCGACCTTCGAGGTCGTCGGACATGATCATCTGCCCGACACTCGACGCACCCATGACGCGACCCCTCCCCCGAACAGGCTCTCCGGCCTGGAGAGCCTACCGGGCCCGGGAGCAGTCTTCAGCGCGCACCGGCCTCTCCGAGGGGGCGTTCGGCCGCACGAGCACCTTGCCCGCGATCTGGGGATCTCGCGCCGCCGCAACGGCCGCCTCCATCTCACGCATTGTGAAGACATGCGAGATCGCCGGCGTGAGGTCGAGGCCGCTCTTGCGCACCAGTCTCAACGCCGGGCCCCAGATGTCTGCTTCCGCCCCGTCCGAGGAGTGAATCCGCAGATCCCGTTCTTGGATCATTCGCAGTGGTACGGCGGTCGCGTCGGCATGGCTCAGCCCAAGGAAGACGATCCGGCTGGCGCGGTTGGTCAGCGAGAAGGTGCCGGCTTGCGCTGCTGGGTTGCCCGACGCCTCAACGATCAGGTCCACGCCGTCAACACCGATCACCTCCCGGATCGATCGGCGTAGGTCTGGTCCTGCAGCAGCGTCCATCACGAACTCTGCTCCGACGCGCAGTGCCGTCGTCCGCCGCCGCTTGCTCGGGTCGACCGCCACCACCGTGGCACCAGCGGAGGCGAGGACTCCGATCGTCGCAAGCCCCAGCGTCCCACAACCGAAGACGACCGCCGTGACACCCGCGTCCGCCCCACCCGCTCGCCGCAGACCTTGCAGGACGCAGGCGATGGGTTCGATGAGAACGGCTTGTTCGGCGCTCACCCCGGGAGGTACAGGCATGCATAGGGCAGCGCCCATCGCGAACCGTTGCGCCAAGACGCCGTCCGCGGTGAAACCCAGCCACCGGTCGCCCGGCAGATGACCGTGACCGATGACGAGCTGGCCGACGCTGAACCCCGACACCCGATCGCCGCACTGCACGACCCGCCCTGCCCACTCGTGACCCAGCACGACCGGGTAGGTCACACCGACACCCTCTTCCAGGTGTCCGGACAACAGCTCAAGGTCGGACCCGCAGATACCTACCAGTTCCGGCTCGATGAGGAGCTCATCGGGTCCGCAGACGGGATCCGCAACCTCCTCGACCGCGAACGTCGGGTGAGGACCGTCGTGACGTACGACGACTGCTTCGATCACTGTGACTCATTCCTTCGTTCTGGGACCGGTCCGATCAGAGCTGCTCGAGGGCCCATTCGGCGTTGGCGGCCGTAATACCGCCGTCGACGGTCCACAGCGCACCATTGACGAACGCGGCTAGATCGCTGCAGAGGAAGGCGACGACGTTCGCGATGTCAGAAGGCTCCCCGATGCGGCCAACGGGGTACAGGCTGCTGACCCGGCGTTCGGCCCGGCTGGGGTCTCCGCTCTCGTGCCAACCCCTGGTCACCATGGGGGTACGGACCGATCCTGGGCACACGGCGTTGACGCGCAGCTGCCCGGCGTACTCCAGCGCCGCGACGCGGGTGTGATTGGCGATCGCCCCTTTCGTCATCGTGTAGGGGCCGGTCGACCGTTCGGCGGCGAAGCTCAGAATCGACGCAATGTTGACCACCGCACCCTGGTGGCCGGCGGCGGCGAGCTCGGCGGTGAAGAGCATGGGCATGATGGCGTTGACCTCGAAGAGCTGGCGAGTCTCCTCCTCGGAGGTCTCGGCCAGCCGTTTGTCCAGCACGAGACCGGCGTTGTTGACAAGGATGCAGCGATCGCGCTGGTCACCCAACCGCGCCAACGCCTCCTTGCGTACGGTCGCCTCCGTGAGGTCTCCACTTACGTACTCGTCGACGTCGGCCGGTGCCGACTGGCTTCGGTCTACGCCTGTGACGTGGGCACCGGCGCGGCGCAGCACCGCACTGATGGCCGAGCCGATGCCTCCGGCTGCGCCCGTCACAACCGCCCGGTAGCCGGACAAGTCGATTGTCAAGCTCGATGGCTGCAAGTCTGATGCCTGCACGGTGGAACTCCTCACCTGTTCGCTTCCTGCACCTCATCGACGTTCGGCGTCTCACCGGAACCGGTGGATGTGAGCGGTCGGCGGCGGTCTCGCACTCCCTGCCACAGCCAGCCGGCGACGGGTGCAACGACGATGGCCGCGAGGATGGACAGGGTCACCGGGCCGAAGGTGGGCCGGCCCTGACTGTCCACGTCACCGGTCAGGCGGTTGAAGTTGATCACGATCACCACGAAGAGCACCGCCATGAGGACCGCGCTCACGATCGGCGCGACGGCGCGGCGCAGCACGCCGACCGACGAGGGCGTCTTGCGGAAGAAGGTCACGACGGCCAGCGACGTCGTCGCCATGAGGAGCACGATCGCAACGACTGCGACCCCGGAGAACCAGGTGTACGTCTGCGCGTAGGGATCCAAGCCGGCAGCGATCAAAGCCACCGTGACGACGGTGAGCATGATCGACGTGGTCAGCGACGCAGTGGCCGGCGATGCGTGCTTGGCATGACGCATACCCAGGCGCTCGGGCAGCAGTCCGGTGCGGGCATTGCTGAACATGTACCGTGCGGTCACGTTGTGCTGAGCCAGGATGCACGCGAGGTTGCTCGTCACCAGGAAGACGTTGATGACGACACCCATCCATGTCCCGATGTATCGGGTCGCGGTCTGCTGATACATGTCGCCGTGCGCGAGGGTTCGGGCCG
This Kineococcus aurantiacus DNA region includes the following protein-coding sequences:
- a CDS encoding TetR/AcrR family transcriptional regulator yields the protein MIMSDDLEGRRWDALEALRTRLAAMDWTRLTPGRRHILEAFLRVATSGGYSSVTMRSLSRAVNLQPASLYSHFPGGRDEVVSEALRWNDYQHSSAIVTAVEATTTAAQYWDALVRVYAERQLTLLENDMFDLIVASDRIGNFLPDATRSSIRDIFQVQVGCGVAAAQDMGYTGDLVMAVRLVFSVLDRIHTWAEWDGRAETVPDIVEAAVRSARALLATHARAADGSQLPS
- a CDS encoding zinc-binding dehydrogenase yields the protein MIEAVVVRHDGPHPTFAVEEVADPVCGPDELLIEPELVGICGSDLELLSGHLEEGVGVTYPVVLGHEWAGRVVQCGDRVSGFSVGQLVIGHGHLPGDRWLGFTADGVLAQRFAMGAALCMPVPPGVSAEQAVLIEPIACVLQGLRRAGGADAGVTAVVFGCGTLGLATIGVLASAGATVVAVDPSKRRRTTALRVGAEFVMDAAAGPDLRRSIREVIGVDGVDLIVEASGNPAAQAGTFSLTNRASRIVFLGLSHADATAVPLRMIQERDLRIHSSDGAEADIWGPALRLVRKSGLDLTPAISHVFTMREMEAAVAAARDPQIAGKVLVRPNAPSERPVRAEDCSRAR
- a CDS encoding SDR family oxidoreductase codes for the protein MQASDLQPSSLTIDLSGYRAVVTGAAGGIGSAISAVLRRAGAHVTGVDRSQSAPADVDEYVSGDLTEATVRKEALARLGDQRDRCILVNNAGLVLDKRLAETSEEETRQLFEVNAIMPMLFTAELAAAGHQGAVVNIASILSFAAERSTGPYTMTKGAIANHTRVAALEYAGQLRVNAVCPGSVRTPMVTRGWHESGDPSRAERRVSSLYPVGRIGEPSDIANVVAFLCSDLAAFVNGALWTVDGGITAANAEWALEQL